In Rhizobium sp. BG4, the genomic stretch CCTGCTGCCACTACTCCTGGACAAGGTCGGGGCCGATCCGGCGATCGCATCGTCGGTATTCGTGACGACCGTAACTGACTGTACGGGCTTCTTCGCGTTTCTGGGGATTGCCACCTGGTGGTTCGGGATTTAACCACGCCAACCCGCTCAAATTGACTATTACGTAAAAGTCAATATTATTGCCGGGAGAGAGTGGGAATCCGATGCCTGTGAACAAATACTATAGCATAACGGAGCTGACGCGCGAATTTGGTGTTTCGACGCGAACGCTTCGCTTCTACGAAGACGAAGGTTTGATCCATCCAGAACGCCGTGGCCGCACGCGGCTGTTCCGCCCGGCAGACCGCAGGCTCATCCAGGAAATCCTGCGCGGCAGGCGTATCGGTTTCACGATCGCCGAGATCCGCGAAATCATTACCGTCTACAAGGAGCCGCCGGGCGAGCTCGGGCAGCTGAAGCTGTTGATGAAGCGTGTCGACGAGAAGCGCGAAGACCTGCGACAGAAGCGCAAGGATATCGACGACACCCTGACGGAACTCGACAATATCGAGGAAGCCTGCCTCGGCCGTCTGGCCGAAATCGGCGTCGGCACCTGAGGGATCACTGCTGCTCGGGCGGAAGCGCCTTGATGCTGCACTGATTGGCGATCGCCTGCACGCTGTCGTCATCAGCCTTGACGATACCCGTGTGGAACGGTTCCAGCAGCTTCTGGTCCTGCATTTCGGTCAGCGTGCATTCGCAATAGATCTGGCATGACTTGGGGTCCATGCCCTGGCACCAGCCGGGATTGCACTGACGCATGTGGATCTCGGCGAGATCGGGCTTGGCCGGCGGCATGACGAAGGTCATTCCGTAAGCGATGGCGATCAGCACCGGCTGATGGATCAGATAGAAGGCAAGGCTGTGCTTGCCGGCGCGGGCAAGCAGCGAGCTGCCGGTGCCGGTCGCGGCAAGCTTCTGCGGCAGGCCGGTGCGCAGTGCGATCAGAGACAGTGACAGGCCGGACATGTAGGCGGTGGCCCAGGGGAATAGCGGCACATAGTCGTTTGAGCGCGGCGGCATGTCGGTCAGGCCGATCCACCAGAGTAGCGGATGATTGAAGGTCGCGGACCTGAGGATGCCTGGCGCGACGAAAGTGTCGGCGATCCAGGCGCCGACCAGTGCGACCGTGACAACGAGTGTCACCGGAAGCGGCAGGCGGACGAAGGCGACGCCGATCAGCGTCATCGCCGCCATGCAGTGGAGAATGCCGAAAAAGATCCATTCGCCGGGCATGGCGATGCGTGTTGCGACCGAGATCAGCAGCGCAGCACCAGCGATCATCGCGAAGCGCTTCCAGAACGGACGCCAGCGAATGCCGCCCTGGCTCGACAGCGCCATGCTGATGCCGGCGATGAACAAGAAGGTTGTGGCGATGGCGCGGGCGTAGAGCTTCAGCCAGCCGGTTTCCGCCGTGCCGGGCGTCAGATAGCCCATGAACTCCAGGTCCCAACTGAAATGGTAGGTGGCCATGGCAATGAGCGCGGCGCCACGCACCGTGTCCAGCAGGCCAATACGCGGAACACGCGCGACCACGCCGCTATCAGTCGCCAAAACAGTCATTCACAGTCCCCCGGACAAATCACCATCGCCATCAGGCTTGGGATCGCGGGGAATAGGAGAAAGGTGGAGATTTGATGGCGGGCCGCCATCAAGGATCGCCAAGCGTGCCTCGGAGAAGAACTGTCGACGGGTGAGGACGAAGACGACGGTCGCCGTCGTTGCCATGAACACGTAAGGGTTCACGAACCAGCCGAGATAGCCAATCGACAGGAAGATTGCCCTCAGGCCTTCGTTGAAGTGGCTGCCGGCGATGATGTTCATGCGGATGACGCGTTCGGCGGCGCGCTCCGCGGCATAGATGTCGGCCTCGGTATCGCGCATCATCGGGATCGAGCCGAACAGGATGGTGCAGTAATTGAAGAGCCGGTAGGACCAGCCGAACTTGAAGAAAGAATAGGCAAAGAGCGCGGCGAGGCCACCGACCTTGATCTCGAAGCTCGCATGGCTGCCGCCGAAGACATAGGGCAGATCGGCGAAGATGGCGCTGACCTTGTCCGTCGCTCCGAGAAGCGCGAAGCAGCTACCGATCGCGAAGATAGAGGTAGAGGCGAAGAAGGCGGTGCCGTTCTGCAGGCCGGCCATGATCTGTGTGTCGATCATCTTGAGGTCACGACGGAGCGAATTGTAGATCCACTCGCGGCGGCGCTCACCCATCGCATGGGTCAGGCTGGTGCGGCCGAAGAAGGTGCGGCCGCGCAGCAGCCAGGAATAGCCGAGCCAGGAGACAGCGAAGAAGGCGAGCGAGATGTAGTCCGCGGTGGTGAGCATCGGTGATTCAGTCCCTGATCTGCGGCGCCACTCTACAGATGCTTCAGGGTGCTGCAATCGCCACTAGGGCTGCTTGGCGGCGATTTCCGCATGGACGGGCTTTCGCAAGCGGGCCACAGGCATTAAATCCATGTGATCGGTGGTGTCGCGCCGGTCAAACGCGATGTCGGTCCGCCGCATGCGGCAGATCGTGACCGGGGTTAGTCTCGGCAGAATTTCATTATTGGGAAGCAGGCATGTTCCTTTCGGTATTCGATGTATTCAAGATCGGCGTCGGGCCTTCGAGCTCGCACACGATGGGGCCGATGTCGGCGGCCAACCGCTTCCTCGACCTCATCCTGTCGAACGAATGGCCGCGGCCTTCGTCGGGCGCGCAGGTTGCTTCGATCAAGGCCAGCCTGCACGGCTCGCTCGCCTATACCGGTATCGGACATGGAACGGGCAGGGCGGTTATCCTCGGCCTGATGGGCGAAGCGCCCGATAGCGTCGATCCCGACAAGATGGATGGCATCATCGACCAGGTGGAGCGCTCCGGCCGGATCACGCCGCCCGGCCATCCCGCCTATTTCTTCCTGCCGAAGAACGACCTGATCTTCGACAAGAAGCAGACGCTGCCCGGTCATGCCAACGGCATGATCTTCTCAGCTTTCGACAAGGACGAGCGCCTGCTGCTGAAGCGGATCTACTATTCGGTCGGCGGCGGCTTCGTCGTCACCGATACCGAGCTCGAGCAGATGCGCGCGAAGAAGAAGGCGGTCGCCGGTGCCACCAAGGTTCCCTATCCCTTCGCGACGGCAGCGCAGATGCTCGAGATGGCGGATCGCTCCGGTCTCACCATCGCGCAGATGAAGCGTGCCAACGAGGAAAGCCAGCGCAGCCGCGAAGAGCTCGACGCCGGTCTGGATCGGATCTGGGATGCGATGCGCTCCTGTATCGAGCGCGGGCTGAAGGTCGACGGTATCATGCCGGGTGGCCTGAAGGTTCGCCGCCGTGCGCGGCAAATCCATGACAAGCTGCAGGAGGAATGGCGCAGTAACCGGATCAATCCGCTGCTCGCCAACGACTGGCTGAGCGTCTATGCGATGGCCGTCAACGAAGAGAATGCCGCCGGTGGCCGCGTCGTGACCGCGCCGACCAATGGTGCGGCCGGCGTCATTCCGGCGACGATCCGCTACTACGAGCATTTCCATGACGACTGGGACCAGAACGGCATCCGCGACTATCTGCTGACGGCTGCCGCCGTCGGCGGCATCATCAAGCACAATGCCTCGATCTCCGGCGCCGAAGTCGGCTGTCAGGGCGAGGTGGGTTCGGCGGCTGCGATGGCGGCTGCGGGGCTTGCCGCGGTCATGGGGGCGACGCCCGCCCAGATCGAGAATGCTGCTGAAATCGCGCTCGAACACCATCTCGGCATGACCTGCGATCCGGTCGCCGGTCTCGTGCAGGTTCCCTGCATCGAGCGCAACGCGCTTGGTGCCGTCAAGGCGGTCACGGCGGCGTCGCTGGCGATCAAGGGTGACGGCCAGCATTTCGTGCCGCTCGATGCCTGCATCGAGACGATGCGCCAGACCGGATACGACATGAGCGAGAAGTACAAGGAAACCTCCACCGGAGGTTTGGCCGTCAACGTCGTGGAATGCTGAGTTTGTGGACTTGCGGCCGGTAGCGCTTGACGCTGCCGGTCAAAAGGATTTCAACACCAGCATGGCATTGCATCTCATCAAATTATGCGTCGGCGCAGACTCGATCGAGGATCTGCGCGAATGGGTCGCCGAGCGTTCGCTCCGGGCGATCGCCGCGGGCCTGGAACCGCATTCCGTCCACACCACCCGCATGGTCCCGAAGCGCGTCGATGAACTGCTCGACGGCGGTTCGCTCTATTGGGTGATCAAGGGTCAGGTTCAGGCGCGGCAGAAGCTGCTGGGGATCGAGACATTCACGGATGGCGAGGGAATTGGCCGCTGCCATCTCGTTCTCGGCCCGGAGGTGATCGAAACCGCCGTTCAGCCGAAGCGGGCCTTTCAGGGATGGCGCTACTACCCGGAAGAAGATATCCCGCGCGACATGATGAGCCTTGGCGCCGGTGTCGCAGAAATGCCCGCGGACTTGCGCCGCGAGCTTTCGGAGCTTGGACTGCTTTAAGCGGTCAGCGCAAGCGCAGCATCACGGGCGACTTGCCGCCCGGGCATGTCACATGCAGATGGATGCGGGCTTCCGGCTGCGAATAGCGCCAGGCGCGCGCGCCATGGCAGAGCAGCAGATTGATCAGATCCTTGGTCTTGGCAGACTTGGCGCGCGGCTTCTGCAGGCCGATTTCGGCGAGGCGCAGAGCCGCCTCATGAAGCGGATGCAGGCCGATGCGGGCAGGCTTTCCTGCTGCGCGTGCTTCGGGCGGAAAGCCCGGTACATTTCCATTGATCGCCATAATATTCCCCGTACGCACTAACAATCGAGGTCACGAATTTCGGCGGGAGCCGCATACACCGGCCCTGCCGTGAACGGTGCCGTCAGAAACAGAACTGCCGGCACCGGAGAGATCATTGGGCAGCTGCCCAGCACTTGACGCCTGCGCGCTTCAGCGCCTTGCAGGCATTGACCGCATCGCGCTGGTCGTCGAAACCACCGAAGCGAGCGCGGTAAATCTGTTCACCGTCATTGGCATAGGCGACGGCGAAGGGCTTGGCCGAGCGCAGAGCCTTGCCGCCCTTGGTCTTGGCATTTTCCAGAAGGTCCATAGCGGCATCCTTGCTGGAGGAAACGCCGATCTGGACAACCCAGCCAGCCGGACCCTTCTCGGTGACGGCAGCAGGCGTTGCAGCGGCCTTGGCAGCGGGAACCGAAGCGGTCGTCAGCTGATCAACGGAATTCTCTTCAGGCTGTTCCGGCATATAGGCGGGAGCAGGCGTGGGAACCGCGACATTGCCCTTGATCGCGACGGTCTTGACCTTGGTCGGCTGCGGCATCTGTGCCGGCTGTGCTGCAACCAGCGGGTTCTCGGACTTGACGGCAGGCGTATCGGTGTAGGCGGTCTGCGCGGCGGCGACTTCGTAACGGGCGGCCGGTGCCGGAGCGGTATGCGGCAGATCGATTTCGGAAGCTGCTGCGACCGGGATCTCAGGAGCGCGGGTCGGAGCTGGCTCGGCGATCAGCTTGGAACCGCCACGGGTGGAAGCCTTCGGCAGGTAGGCTGCGATCAGCTTGCGCATCTGATTGTCGCGGGCAGGGGTCGAAGCACCACCCATGACAACGCCGACGATCGAGCGGCCTTCGTCCTGCACCGAGCTGACGAGATTGAAGCCTGCAGCGCGGGTATAGCCGGTCTTGATGCCATCGACGCCGCGGACAGAGCCGACGAGGCGGTTGTGGCTGCGGATGGTGCGGGTGCCGAACTTGAAGCTCTGCGTGGCGAAATATCCGTAATATTGCGGGAAGTGCTGGCGGAGCGCTATGCCGAGGCGAGCCTGGTCGCGGGCCGTCGTCATCTGCGCGGTATTCGGCAGGCCGTTGGCGTTGCGATAGGTGGTGCGCGTCATGCCGAGCGCATGAGCCTTTGCCGTCATCATCTGCGCGAAGCGGTCTTCGCTGCCGCCGCCGAGAAGCTCGCCGAGCGCGGTTGCCGCATCATTGGCAGAGAGC encodes the following:
- a CDS encoding heparan-alpha-glucosaminide N-acetyltransferase, translating into MTVLATDSGVVARVPRIGLLDTVRGAALIAMATYHFSWDLEFMGYLTPGTAETGWLKLYARAIATTFLFIAGISMALSSQGGIRWRPFWKRFAMIAGAALLISVATRIAMPGEWIFFGILHCMAAMTLIGVAFVRLPLPVTLVVTVALVGAWIADTFVAPGILRSATFNHPLLWWIGLTDMPPRSNDYVPLFPWATAYMSGLSLSLIALRTGLPQKLAATGTGSSLLARAGKHSLAFYLIHQPVLIAIAYGMTFVMPPAKPDLAEIHMRQCNPGWCQGMDPKSCQIYCECTLTEMQDQKLLEPFHTGIVKADDDSVQAIANQCSIKALPPEQQ
- a CDS encoding L-serine ammonia-lyase is translated as MFLSVFDVFKIGVGPSSSHTMGPMSAANRFLDLILSNEWPRPSSGAQVASIKASLHGSLAYTGIGHGTGRAVILGLMGEAPDSVDPDKMDGIIDQVERSGRITPPGHPAYFFLPKNDLIFDKKQTLPGHANGMIFSAFDKDERLLLKRIYYSVGGGFVVTDTELEQMRAKKKAVAGATKVPYPFATAAQMLEMADRSGLTIAQMKRANEESQRSREELDAGLDRIWDAMRSCIERGLKVDGIMPGGLKVRRRARQIHDKLQEEWRSNRINPLLANDWLSVYAMAVNEENAAGGRVVTAPTNGAAGVIPATIRYYEHFHDDWDQNGIRDYLLTAAAVGGIIKHNASISGAEVGCQGEVGSAAAMAAAGLAAVMGATPAQIENAAEIALEHHLGMTCDPVAGLVQVPCIERNALGAVKAVTAASLAIKGDGQHFVPLDACIETMRQTGYDMSEKYKETSTGGLAVNVVEC
- a CDS encoding DUF1489 family protein, with product MALHLIKLCVGADSIEDLREWVAERSLRAIAAGLEPHSVHTTRMVPKRVDELLDGGSLYWVIKGQVQARQKLLGIETFTDGEGIGRCHLVLGPEVIETAVQPKRAFQGWRYYPEEDIPRDMMSLGAGVAEMPADLRRELSELGLL
- a CDS encoding MerR family DNA-binding transcriptional regulator, which translates into the protein MPVNKYYSITELTREFGVSTRTLRFYEDEGLIHPERRGRTRLFRPADRRLIQEILRGRRIGFTIAEIREIITVYKEPPGELGQLKLLMKRVDEKREDLRQKRKDIDDTLTELDNIEEACLGRLAEIGVGT
- a CDS encoding D-alanyl-D-alanine carboxypeptidase, which gives rise to MQAKSEIVSRSASSVVPSRSGHFLVKMITALAIATAAFLAESVTAEAEAANPKYAGIVVDAKTGNVLYSENADRLQYPASLTKMMTLYMTFEALEQGRIALDTRVPFSPHASAQAPTKLGVRAGGSITVEQGILGLVTLSANDAATALGELLGGGSEDRFAQMMTAKAHALGMTRTTYRNANGLPNTAQMTTARDQARLGIALRQHFPQYYGYFATQSFKFGTRTIRSHNRLVGSVRGVDGIKTGYTRAAGFNLVSSVQDEGRSIVGVVMGGASTPARDNQMRKLIAAYLPKASTRGGSKLIAEPAPTRAPEIPVAAASEIDLPHTAPAPAARYEVAAAQTAYTDTPAVKSENPLVAAQPAQMPQPTKVKTVAIKGNVAVPTPAPAYMPEQPEENSVDQLTTASVPAAKAAATPAAVTEKGPAGWVVQIGVSSSKDAAMDLLENAKTKGGKALRSAKPFAVAYANDGEQIYRARFGGFDDQRDAVNACKALKRAGVKCWAAAQ
- a CDS encoding DUF599 domain-containing protein, with product MLTTADYISLAFFAVSWLGYSWLLRGRTFFGRTSLTHAMGERRREWIYNSLRRDLKMIDTQIMAGLQNGTAFFASTSIFAIGSCFALLGATDKVSAIFADLPYVFGGSHASFEIKVGGLAALFAYSFFKFGWSYRLFNYCTILFGSIPMMRDTEADIYAAERAAERVIRMNIIAGSHFNEGLRAIFLSIGYLGWFVNPYVFMATTATVVFVLTRRQFFSEARLAILDGGPPSNLHLSPIPRDPKPDGDGDLSGGL